Proteins from a genomic interval of Magnetococcales bacterium:
- a CDS encoding GHKL domain-containing protein, which translates to MQIGNFNTPPDAVPQEMQHIVARINQWLEKTTLRLERSRTGLANLAHAMKGPLSTLSQVMHHPGVMADETLRGEVEERLTSLTNLVERELRRARLSDHSLPTRFFNPEKEVNALVRTLKSLNFQKNVQVELTVPPNLLMPFDQEDMMELLGNLLDNAFKWCDGRIRVEIGERGKECFFVVEDNGPGVSEEQMEHITRRGVRLDESRSGHGMGLAIVSQIVEHYHGRIHFHRAPSLGGFGVEVALPASS; encoded by the coding sequence ATGCAAATAGGAAATTTCAATACCCCACCCGATGCGGTGCCCCAGGAGATGCAGCACATCGTGGCCCGCATCAACCAATGGCTGGAGAAAACCACCCTGCGACTGGAACGCTCCCGCACCGGTCTGGCCAACTTGGCCCACGCCATGAAAGGCCCCCTCTCCACCCTCTCCCAGGTGATGCACCATCCCGGCGTCATGGCCGACGAAACCCTGCGCGGCGAAGTGGAAGAGCGGCTCACCTCCCTGACCAACCTGGTGGAGCGGGAACTGCGTCGCGCCCGACTCTCGGACCACTCCCTCCCCACCCGCTTCTTCAACCCCGAAAAAGAGGTCAACGCCCTGGTGCGCACCCTGAAAAGCCTCAATTTCCAGAAAAACGTCCAGGTCGAACTGACCGTTCCCCCCAATCTGCTCATGCCCTTCGATCAGGAAGACATGATGGAACTGTTGGGCAACCTGCTGGACAACGCCTTCAAATGGTGCGACGGGCGCATCCGGGTGGAGATCGGGGAACGCGGCAAAGAGTGCTTCTTCGTGGTGGAAGACAACGGGCCGGGAGTTTCGGAGGAGCAGATGGAACACATCACCCGCCGCGGGGTACGTCTGGACGAATCCCGCAGCGGGCACGGCATGGGTCTGGCCATCGTGTCGCAAATCGTGGAACACTACCATGGACGCATCCACTTCCACCGAGCCCCCTCCCTGGGGGGCTTCGGCGTGGAAGTGGCGCTGCCCGCCTCCTCCTGA